Proteins found in one Quercus robur chromosome 2, dhQueRobu3.1, whole genome shotgun sequence genomic segment:
- the LOC126700107 gene encoding uncharacterized protein LOC126700107, which translates to MDKKDHWEPPPVGFYIINVDGTIPLATGHSGIGIIVRDSESRFLAAMYLPLQGRYSVEETEAIAVEQGFVLAKKLGQERVIIESDSLLTVQAVEANDVRGAVGHIVKGIVQSLCSF; encoded by the coding sequence ATGGACAAGAAGGATCACTGGGAACCTCCTCCAGTGGGTTTCTATATCATTAATGTGGATGGTACAATTCCTTTGGCCACTGGACACTCAGGGATTGGAATTATAGTTCGAGATAGTGAGAGCAGATTTTTAGCAGCCATGTATTTGCCCCTCCAAGGAAGATATTCTGTCGAGGAAACTGAGGCAATCGCAGTGGAGCAGGGATTTGTGTTGGCAAAAAAGCTTGGCCAAGAGAGAGTTATCATAGAGAGCGACTCTCTCCTGACTGTCCAAGCTGTTGAAGCTAATGATGTCAGAGGAGCTGTTGGTCACATTGTGAAGGGCATTGTGCAAAGTTTATGCAGCTTTTAG
- the LOC126713901 gene encoding uncharacterized protein LOC126713901 yields MGYVQEARENHVKKKVEEALRSKMKQKALKECDQYTSKYAQCALGRTLSVVWACRELAKELNGCLHQYTNDTVLEEMKREYMLQQDGKAPAGV; encoded by the exons ATGGGGTACGTACAGGAAGCACGTGAGAATCACGTGAAGAAGAAAGTAGAAGAAG CTTTAAGAAGCAAAATGAAGCAGAAGGCACTTAAGGAGTGTGATCAATACACTTCGAAGTATGCTCAATGTGCGTTGGGAAGAACCTTATCGGTTGTTTGGGCGTGTCGGGAACTTGCTAAAGAGTTGAATGGTTGCCTCCATCAATA CACCAATGATACTGTTTTGGAAGAAATGAAGAGAGAATACATGCTTCAACAAGACGGAAAAGCACCTGCAGGAGTATAG